One genomic window of Roseateles sp. DAIF2 includes the following:
- the groES gene encoding co-chaperone GroES, translating to MKLRPLHDRVIVKRLEQETKTASGIVIPDNAAEKPDQGEVLAVGPGKRNDKGEFVALNVAVGDRVLFGKYSGQTVKVDGDELLVMREEDLFAVVAK from the coding sequence ATGAAACTGCGTCCTCTGCACGATCGCGTGATCGTTAAGCGCCTGGAACAAGAAACCAAGACCGCTTCCGGCATCGTCATCCCCGACAACGCCGCAGAGAAGCCCGACCAGGGCGAAGTGCTGGCCGTGGGTCCCGGCAAGCGCAATGACAAGGGCGAGTTCGTGGCCCTGAACGTGGCCGTTGGCGACCGCGTGCTGTTCGGCAAGTACAGCGGCCAGACCGTCAAGGTCGACGGCGACGAACTGCTGGTGATGCGCGAAGAAGACCTGTTCGCCGTGGTCGCCAAGTAA
- the groL gene encoding chaperonin GroEL (60 kDa chaperone family; promotes refolding of misfolded polypeptides especially under stressful conditions; forms two stacked rings of heptamers to form a barrel-shaped 14mer; ends can be capped by GroES; misfolded proteins enter the barrel where they are refolded when GroES binds) — MAAKDVVFGGEARARMVEGVNILANAVKVTLGPKGRNVVLERSFGAPTVTKDGVSVAKEIELKDKLQNMGAQMVKEVASKTSDNAGDGTTTATVLAQAIVREGMKYVAAGMNPMDLKRGIDKAVTALVAELKKASKATTTSKEIAQVGTISANSDADVGEIIASAMDKVGKEGVITVEDGKSLNNELDVVEGMQFDRGYLSPYFINNPEKQSAILDNPFVLLYDKKVSNIRDLLPTLEAVAKAGRPLLIIAEEVEGEALATLVVNTIRGILKVVAVKAPGFGDRRKAMLEDIAILTGGKVIAEEVGLSLEKVTLADLGQAKRVEVGKENTTIIDGSGAAADIEARVKQVRIQIEEATSDYDREKLQERVAKLAGGVAVIKVGAATEVEMKEKKARVEDALHATRAAVEEGIVAGGGVALLRAKQAAGEIKGDNADQDAGIKLVLKAIEAPLREIVYNAGGEASVVVNAVLAGKGNYGFNAANDTYGDMIEMGILDPTKVTRTALQNAASVASLMLTTEAMVAESPKDDAPAGGMPGGMGGMGGMGMDM; from the coding sequence ATGGCAGCAAAAGACGTAGTCTTCGGCGGCGAAGCCCGTGCCCGCATGGTTGAAGGCGTGAACATCCTGGCCAACGCGGTCAAGGTCACGCTGGGTCCCAAGGGCCGCAACGTGGTGCTGGAGCGCTCGTTCGGCGCCCCCACCGTCACCAAGGACGGTGTGTCGGTCGCCAAGGAAATCGAGCTGAAGGACAAGCTGCAGAACATGGGCGCCCAGATGGTCAAGGAAGTCGCTTCCAAGACCTCGGACAACGCCGGTGACGGCACCACCACCGCCACCGTGCTGGCCCAGGCCATCGTGCGCGAAGGCATGAAGTACGTGGCCGCCGGCATGAACCCGATGGACCTGAAGCGCGGCATCGACAAGGCGGTCACCGCCCTGGTCGCCGAGCTGAAGAAGGCCTCGAAGGCCACCACCACCTCGAAGGAAATCGCCCAGGTCGGCACGATCTCGGCCAACTCCGACGCCGACGTCGGCGAAATCATCGCCTCGGCGATGGACAAGGTGGGCAAGGAAGGCGTCATCACCGTCGAAGACGGCAAGAGCCTGAACAACGAGCTGGACGTCGTCGAAGGCATGCAGTTCGACCGCGGCTACCTGTCGCCCTACTTCATCAACAACCCGGAAAAGCAATCCGCGATCCTGGACAACCCCTTCGTGCTGCTGTACGACAAGAAGGTGTCCAACATCCGTGACCTGCTGCCGACGCTGGAAGCCGTCGCCAAGGCCGGCCGCCCGCTGCTGATCATCGCCGAGGAAGTCGAAGGCGAAGCGCTGGCGACCCTGGTGGTCAACACCATCCGCGGCATCCTGAAGGTCGTGGCCGTCAAGGCTCCGGGCTTCGGCGACCGTCGCAAGGCCATGCTGGAAGACATCGCCATCCTGACCGGCGGCAAGGTGATCGCCGAGGAAGTGGGCCTGTCGCTGGAGAAGGTCACGCTGGCCGACCTGGGCCAGGCCAAGCGCGTCGAAGTGGGCAAGGAAAACACCACCATCATCGACGGCTCGGGCGCCGCTGCCGACATCGAGGCACGCGTCAAGCAAGTGCGCATCCAGATCGAGGAAGCCACCAGCGACTACGACCGTGAGAAGCTGCAAGAGCGCGTGGCCAAGCTGGCCGGCGGTGTTGCCGTGATCAAGGTTGGCGCCGCCACCGAAGTCGAGATGAAGGAAAAGAAGGCCCGCGTGGAAGACGCGCTGCACGCCACCCGTGCCGCCGTTGAAGAAGGCATCGTCGCCGGCGGCGGCGTGGCCCTGCTGCGCGCCAAGCAAGCCGCTGGCGAGATCAAGGGCGACAACGCCGACCAGGATGCCGGCATCAAGCTGGTCCTGAAGGCCATCGAAGCCCCGCTGCGCGAGATCGTCTACAACGCCGGTGGCGAGGCTTCGGTCGTCGTCAACGCCGTGCTGGCCGGCAAGGGCAACTACGGCTTCAATGCCGCCAACGACACCTACGGCGACATGATCGAGATGGGCATCCTGGATCCCACCAAGGTCACCCGCACCGCGCTGCAGAACGCCGCTTCGGTCGCCTCGCTGATGCTGACCACCGAAGCCATGGTCGCCGAGTCCCCCAAGGACGACGCACCGGCCGGCGGCATGCCCGGCGGCATGGGCGGCATGGGCGGCATGGGCATGGACATGTAA
- a CDS encoding DUF1631 family protein: protein MSSLPALTQQSLVTDALALVPTLARRLQDEIHDALNGSTQYRLLVEPWQRQRLRFVERFEQALTPLLAAGARGDDPLQRRTARGLDELSLVDERQALHDVALAHVIQAIEDQSRNDLYHLGNFFAALRGTARARKDDNPLRPAVFAQALQRTLDQVPLDAEGHYTLMRAAAPPLARGLSDLYAEMCAQLRAAQLTPLITSRGQPEHSRERERLRHVSSAYVDLAPAHTEPATLDGLARRVDAYNNSRPQDLGPATGGVGRDLLSRLYDRILADPRLVPPVKALLGRLQVAVARLAATDLSLLRRQDHPTWQLLNRVGNHGAAFEHADDPRLLDFLRFMDGRVAALVSQPQPGVAQFESLLTQVEAFISAQAGQGSERSSARLAGLEREQQRGDWLRVLREQVRAQLGEAHEALTTKPLREFLREDWTRVIVQAMVEHGRDAPQAQAEIELVDALLASLRPLQDEAQRRALRASLPALVRRLEAGCASIALPEARRQAMLDDLMRLHGRLLLGPTGPVPSEEQTVVPPLDPEARLRALLDERESQQGRSRWAHDEVDRSRLPTVPVTLYAPDATDSRQALGAWIEELAIGRWYHLFVQSQWLTAQLAWLSEGRQYFLFVGQDADERHSLTRGALEHLLSHGLITTLEEEYDVVQHAMAALMQDLGEPH, encoded by the coding sequence ATGTCCTCGCTTCCAGCCCTTACCCAGCAGTCCCTCGTCACCGATGCCCTGGCCCTTGTGCCAACGCTCGCGCGCCGGCTGCAGGACGAGATCCATGACGCGCTGAACGGCAGCACCCAGTACCGCCTGCTGGTCGAACCCTGGCAACGCCAGCGCCTGCGCTTCGTCGAGCGCTTCGAGCAAGCCCTGACCCCGCTGCTGGCGGCCGGCGCGCGCGGCGACGATCCGCTGCAGCGCCGCACGGCGCGCGGCCTGGACGAGCTGAGCCTGGTCGACGAGCGCCAGGCCCTGCACGACGTGGCCCTGGCCCATGTGATCCAGGCGATCGAGGACCAGAGCCGCAACGACCTCTACCACCTGGGCAACTTCTTCGCCGCGCTGCGCGGCACCGCCCGCGCGCGCAAGGACGACAACCCGCTGCGCCCCGCCGTCTTCGCCCAGGCCCTGCAGCGCACGCTGGACCAGGTGCCGCTCGATGCCGAGGGCCACTACACCCTGATGCGCGCCGCCGCGCCGCCGCTGGCACGCGGCCTGAGCGATCTCTACGCCGAGATGTGCGCCCAGCTGCGTGCCGCCCAGCTGACCCCGCTGATCACCAGCCGCGGCCAGCCCGAGCACAGCCGCGAGCGCGAGCGCCTGCGCCATGTCAGCAGCGCCTATGTGGACCTGGCCCCGGCCCATACCGAGCCGGCCACCCTGGACGGGCTGGCGCGCCGCGTTGACGCCTACAACAATTCGCGGCCCCAGGACCTCGGCCCGGCCACCGGCGGCGTCGGGCGCGACCTGCTGTCGCGTCTGTACGACCGCATCCTGGCCGACCCGCGCCTGGTGCCGCCGGTCAAGGCCCTGCTGGGGCGGCTGCAGGTCGCGGTGGCGCGCCTGGCCGCCACCGACCTGAGCCTGCTGCGCCGCCAGGACCATCCGACCTGGCAGCTGCTGAACCGCGTCGGCAACCATGGCGCTGCCTTCGAGCATGCGGACGACCCGCGCCTGCTCGACTTCCTGCGCTTCATGGACGGCCGCGTCGCGGCCCTGGTGTCGCAGCCGCAGCCGGGCGTGGCGCAGTTCGAGTCGCTGCTGACCCAGGTCGAAGCCTTCATCAGCGCGCAGGCGGGCCAGGGCAGCGAGCGCAGCTCGGCCCGGCTGGCCGGCCTGGAGCGCGAACAGCAGCGCGGCGACTGGCTGCGCGTGCTGCGCGAGCAGGTGCGCGCCCAGCTGGGCGAGGCCCATGAGGCGCTGACCACCAAGCCGCTGCGCGAGTTCCTTCGCGAGGACTGGACCCGCGTGATCGTCCAGGCCATGGTCGAGCATGGCCGCGACGCGCCCCAGGCCCAGGCCGAGATCGAGCTGGTCGATGCGCTGCTGGCCAGCCTGCGGCCGCTGCAGGACGAGGCGCAGCGGCGCGCACTGCGCGCCTCGCTGCCGGCGCTGGTGCGCCGCCTGGAAGCCGGCTGCGCGAGCATCGCGCTGCCCGAGGCGCGCCGCCAGGCGATGCTGGACGATTTGATGCGCCTGCATGGCCGCCTGCTGCTGGGCCCGACCGGGCCGGTCCCGTCCGAGGAACAGACCGTCGTGCCGCCGCTCGATCCCGAGGCGCGGCTGCGCGCCCTGCTCGATGAGCGCGAATCGCAGCAGGGCCGCTCGCGCTGGGCCCATGACGAGGTCGATCGCAGCCGCCTGCCCACGGTGCCGGTCACGCTCTATGCCCCGGACGCGACCGACTCGCGGCAGGCGCTGGGCGCCTGGATCGAGGAGCTGGCAATCGGGCGCTGGTATCACCTGTTCGTGCAGAGCCAATGGCTGACCGCGCAGTTGGCCTGGCTCAGCGAGGGCCGCCAGTATTTCCTGTTCGTCGGCCAGGATGCCGACGAGCGCCATTCCCTGACCCGCGGTGCGCTTGAGCATCTGCTGAGCCATGGCCTGATCACCACCCTTGAAGAGGAATACGACGTGGTTCAGCACGCGATGGCGGCGCTGATGCAGGACCTGGGCGAGCCGCACTGA
- a CDS encoding patatin-like phospholipase family protein — protein sequence MRRCLATLVVLLPLLAAAQTAPATDARPRLGLVLSGGGARGIAHVGVLKVLERERIPVDMIAGTSMGAIIGGLYASGMSAAQLERELLPLAWDRVFASRVERQQLSQRRKEEDFEFSAVMELGMRDGEFRAPQSTLSSRGLEILLRRYTLPVREQHDFDRLPTPFRAITTDMESGQQLVLGQGDLALALRSSMSVPGLFAPVEWQGRILGDGGLVNNLPVDVARSLGAQRLIAVNVGTPLAGRETLSSLVGVTAQMINILTEQNVQRSLASLWDDDVLITPELGRLSSADFDKSRELIQQGERAAEAMVEKLRPLALSPEAYAAWRAARIPADPQRDGATRLAAVSFEGSTLTHPERLANQLESRPGQAFDPARAERDARLLTSSGDYERVDYHLERRAAGDTLVFAMEDKPWGPNYFRIGLDLSTDFAGESSFSLRISHNRHWLTSTGTEWRNQLSLGQTSRLYSELYQPLSFRIGHSNDWFLSGWGELERRSIPLYQDNDERRGMAARLSRSGATLGIDLGQPWGQWGEVRLGVFQQAWRLSPQVLSIEAPSGIFGRTWHESALRLKAVVDQLDFANFPQRGYRVVAEAVVGRQTDPSERKVHARRYELQATGVHSWGTHTLNAHLRLFDAKQPEDSAQGPYSLGGFQQLSGYQPGQLSGNTLVFARMGYYQRLKETPVLTRGLFIGGSLEIGNAWDNRRDVRGSDLRHAMSVFVGADTGLGPLYLALGHAPRGGSAIYLFIGRP from the coding sequence ATGCGGCGCTGCCTCGCCACCCTCGTCGTCCTGCTGCCCCTGCTTGCCGCGGCACAGACCGCGCCGGCCACCGATGCCCGCCCGCGCCTGGGCCTGGTGCTGTCCGGCGGCGGCGCGCGCGGCATCGCCCATGTCGGCGTGCTGAAGGTGCTGGAGCGCGAGCGCATCCCGGTCGACATGATCGCCGGCACCTCGATGGGCGCGATCATCGGCGGGCTCTATGCCAGCGGCATGAGTGCGGCCCAGCTGGAGCGCGAGCTGCTGCCGCTGGCCTGGGACCGCGTGTTCGCCAGCCGGGTCGAGCGCCAGCAGCTCTCGCAGCGCCGCAAGGAGGAGGACTTCGAGTTCTCCGCGGTGATGGAGCTGGGCATGCGCGACGGCGAGTTCCGCGCGCCGCAGAGCACGCTCTCGAGCCGCGGCCTGGAGATCCTCTTGCGCCGCTACACCCTGCCGGTGCGCGAGCAGCATGACTTCGACCGCCTGCCGACGCCGTTTCGTGCGATCACCACCGACATGGAGTCGGGCCAGCAGCTGGTGCTGGGCCAGGGCGACCTGGCGCTGGCGCTGCGCTCCAGCATGAGCGTGCCGGGCCTGTTCGCGCCGGTCGAGTGGCAGGGCCGCATCCTGGGCGACGGCGGCCTGGTCAACAACCTGCCGGTCGACGTCGCGCGCTCGCTGGGCGCGCAGCGCCTGATCGCGGTCAATGTCGGCACGCCGCTGGCCGGCCGCGAGACGCTCAGCTCCCTGGTGGGCGTCACCGCGCAGATGATCAACATCCTGACCGAACAGAACGTGCAGCGTTCGCTGGCCAGCCTGTGGGACGACGATGTGCTGATCACGCCCGAGCTGGGCCGGCTCAGCTCGGCCGATTTCGACAAAAGCCGCGAGCTGATCCAGCAGGGCGAGCGCGCCGCCGAGGCGATGGTCGAGAAGCTGCGCCCGCTGGCGCTGAGCCCCGAGGCCTATGCCGCCTGGCGCGCCGCCCGCATACCCGCCGACCCGCAGCGCGACGGCGCGACGCGGCTGGCCGCGGTCAGCTTCGAGGGCAGCACGCTGACCCATCCGGAGCGCCTGGCCAACCAGCTGGAAAGCCGGCCCGGCCAGGCCTTCGACCCGGCGCGGGCCGAACGCGACGCGCGCCTGCTGACCTCCTCCGGCGACTATGAGCGGGTGGACTACCACCTGGAGCGCCGCGCCGCGGGCGACACCCTGGTGTTCGCGATGGAGGACAAGCCCTGGGGGCCGAACTACTTCCGCATCGGACTGGACCTCAGCACCGACTTCGCCGGCGAGAGCAGCTTCAGTCTGCGCATCAGCCACAACCGCCACTGGCTGACCTCGACCGGCACCGAATGGCGCAACCAGCTGAGCCTGGGCCAGACCTCGCGCCTGTACAGCGAGCTCTACCAGCCGTTGAGCTTTCGCATCGGGCATTCCAATGACTGGTTCCTGTCCGGCTGGGGCGAGCTGGAGCGCCGCAGCATCCCGCTTTACCAGGACAACGACGAACGCAGAGGCATGGCCGCACGCCTGAGCCGCAGCGGCGCGACCCTCGGCATCGACCTGGGTCAGCCCTGGGGCCAATGGGGTGAGGTGCGGCTGGGCGTCTTCCAGCAGGCCTGGCGCCTCAGCCCGCAGGTGCTCAGCATCGAGGCGCCGTCCGGCATCTTCGGCCGCACCTGGCATGAGAGCGCGCTGCGTCTGAAGGCCGTGGTCGACCAGCTGGACTTCGCCAACTTCCCGCAGCGCGGCTACCGTGTCGTGGCGGAAGCCGTGGTGGGCCGCCAGACCGACCCCAGCGAACGCAAGGTCCATGCGCGCCGCTACGAGTTGCAGGCCACCGGCGTGCACAGCTGGGGCACCCATACCCTGAACGCGCATCTGCGCCTGTTCGATGCCAAGCAGCCGGAGGACTCGGCCCAGGGCCCCTACTCGCTGGGCGGCTTTCAGCAGCTGTCGGGCTACCAGCCGGGCCAGCTCAGCGGCAACACCCTGGTGTTCGCCCGCATGGGCTACTACCAGCGCCTGAAGGAGACGCCGGTGCTGACGCGCGGCCTCTTCATCGGCGGCTCGCTGGAGATCGGCAACGCCTGGGACAACCGGCGCGATGTGCGCGGCAGCGACCTGCGCCATGCGATGAGCGTCTTCGTCGGTGCCGACACCGGCCTGGGCCCGCTCTACCTGGCGCTGGGCCATGCGCCGCGCGGCGGCAGCGCGATCTACCTGTTCATCGGCCGGCCCTGA
- a CDS encoding PQQ-binding-like beta-propeller repeat protein, with the protein MLVSAWACFAATAALAEPGALLRSVSSGAPVRGAVAALPAGGWCAGNLNGELFCADAAGKRRALAYADGPVLNAPLAMGERLLVASTRSVQAFALADGKPLWRLALPPRPDGPLWDGYMPDPLALDGEELLVAHGRELLRLRAADGRPRWRVTLEAAVMASPQRDGGDLLLADVQGRLLRIDAASGATRARWNLAQGLIQGAPALRDGRIWVGGRDARVRAFDGNGGAAAPTPRWEASHGGNWIMAGPLLVGEQLVVAESDGFLIQAYRADSGEKLWHMGLGQNVYQAPALDGDRLLVASGRAYQADAQGLVTALGPRGELLWQRGLPANAFGRPLVLGRRLVVGTENGQVHELALD; encoded by the coding sequence ATGCTTGTTTCTGCCTGGGCCTGCTTCGCGGCCACCGCCGCGCTGGCCGAACCGGGTGCGCTGCTGCGCAGCGTGTCCTCCGGCGCGCCGGTGCGCGGCGCGGTGGCGGCCCTGCCCGCCGGCGGCTGGTGCGCCGGCAATCTGAACGGCGAGCTGTTCTGCGCCGATGCCGCCGGCAAGCGGCGCGCGCTGGCCTATGCCGACGGGCCGGTGTTGAACGCGCCGCTGGCCATGGGCGAGCGGCTGCTGGTGGCCAGCACGCGCTCGGTCCAGGCCTTCGCGCTGGCCGATGGCAAGCCGCTGTGGCGGCTGGCGCTGCCGCCGCGGCCGGATGGCCCGCTGTGGGACGGCTATATGCCGGACCCGCTGGCGCTGGACGGCGAGGAGCTGTTGGTGGCCCATGGGCGCGAGCTGCTGCGCCTGCGCGCCGCCGATGGCCGGCCGCGCTGGCGCGTCACCCTGGAGGCGGCGGTGATGGCCAGCCCGCAGCGCGATGGCGGGGATCTGCTGCTGGCCGATGTGCAGGGCCGGCTGCTGCGCATCGATGCGGCCAGCGGTGCCACCCGCGCGCGCTGGAACCTGGCGCAGGGCCTGATCCAGGGCGCGCCGGCGCTGCGCGACGGGCGCATCTGGGTCGGCGGCCGCGATGCGCGGGTGCGCGCCTTTGACGGTAATGGCGGTGCGGCGGCGCCGACGCCGCGCTGGGAGGCCAGCCATGGCGGCAACTGGATCATGGCCGGGCCGCTTCTGGTCGGCGAGCAGCTGGTGGTGGCCGAGTCGGACGGCTTCCTGATCCAGGCCTACCGCGCCGACAGCGGCGAGAAGCTGTGGCACATGGGCCTGGGCCAGAACGTATACCAGGCGCCGGCGCTGGACGGCGACCGGCTGCTGGTGGCCAGCGGCCGCGCCTACCAGGCCGACGCGCAGGGCCTGGTGACGGCGCTGGGCCCGCGCGGCGAGCTGCTGTGGCAGCGCGGCCTGCCGGCCAATGCCTTCGGCCGCCCGCTGGTGCTGGGCCGGCGCCTGGTGGTGGGCACCGAGAACGGCCAGGTGCACGAGCTGGCGCTGGATTGA
- a CDS encoding alpha/beta fold hydrolase: MCVETFELSLPHGITLSCRACGPGDAPRLILLHGFPEGAFVWDELMQRLAPRWRCIAPNLRGYERSSRPEAVEAYRAKHLMADIRALIEATGGAPVAALVAHDWGGAVAWNLAAQAPQLMQRLVIINSPHPGTFLRELQQNPAQREASAYMNFLCRPDAAALLAADDYARLWPFLSAKGGGDSAWLDEPLRRRYRELWDQGLEGALNYYRASPMRPPTPEDPGAMALSFAPGFASVALPTLVIWGIGDLALPPSMLEGLDRYVPQLRVERVADAGHWIVHQRPARIAGLIGEFLA, encoded by the coding sequence ATGTGCGTCGAGACCTTCGAGCTGAGCCTGCCGCATGGCATCACCCTGTCCTGCCGCGCCTGCGGCCCCGGCGATGCGCCGCGACTGATCCTGCTGCACGGCTTCCCCGAAGGCGCCTTCGTCTGGGACGAGCTGATGCAGCGGCTGGCGCCGCGTTGGCGCTGCATCGCGCCGAACCTGCGCGGCTACGAGCGCAGCAGCCGGCCCGAGGCGGTCGAGGCCTACCGGGCCAAGCATCTGATGGCCGACATCCGCGCCCTGATCGAGGCGACCGGCGGCGCGCCGGTCGCCGCGCTGGTGGCGCATGACTGGGGCGGGGCGGTGGCCTGGAACCTGGCCGCGCAGGCGCCGCAGCTGATGCAACGCCTGGTCATCATCAACTCGCCGCATCCCGGCACCTTCCTGCGCGAGCTGCAGCAGAACCCGGCGCAGCGCGAGGCCAGCGCCTACATGAACTTCCTGTGCCGCCCGGACGCCGCGGCCCTGCTGGCGGCGGACGACTATGCGCGGCTGTGGCCCTTCCTGAGCGCGAAGGGCGGCGGCGACAGCGCCTGGTTGGATGAGCCGCTGCGCCGGCGCTACCGCGAGCTCTGGGACCAGGGCCTGGAGGGCGCGCTGAACTACTACCGCGCCTCGCCGATGCGCCCGCCGACGCCCGAGGATCCCGGCGCGATGGCGCTGAGCTTCGCGCCCGGCTTCGCCAGCGTGGCGCTGCCGACCCTGGTGATCTGGGGTATAGGAGATCTTGCGCTTCCCCCCTCTATGCTGGAAGGGCTGGATCGTTATGTGCCGCAGCTGCGTGTCGAGCGGGTGGCCGACGCCGGCCATTGGATCGTGCACCAACGGCCCGCGCGGATCGCCGGGCTGATCGGGGAGTTCCTGGCCTGA
- the yihA gene encoding ribosome biogenesis GTP-binding protein YihA/YsxC, with product MNPDTTTPPSAAPGAPDEKMVLAWTHTARFLTTASQLVHLPPTELPEIAFVGRSNAGKSTAINTLAQQKRLAFASKTPGRTQHINLFELGPKDAPDALFADLPGYGYAAVARSAKLRWQKVMADYLEVRRSLSGVVLMVDSRLGLTDLDKQLLDFVAPRISNGEVKLLVVLTKADKLNRKEANAALAACQEFLGGLATEESEVAVTLFSALKKQGVGDVAQILHEWAHAAPAAGEDETPALSPA from the coding sequence ATGAACCCCGACACCACCACCCCGCCCAGCGCCGCCCCCGGCGCGCCCGATGAAAAGATGGTGTTGGCTTGGACCCACACCGCCCGCTTTCTCACCACGGCCAGCCAGTTGGTCCACCTACCGCCCACCGAGCTGCCGGAAATCGCCTTCGTCGGCCGCTCGAATGCGGGCAAGTCGACCGCGATCAATACGCTGGCCCAGCAAAAGCGTTTGGCTTTCGCCTCCAAGACGCCTGGGCGAACACAGCACATCAATCTGTTCGAGCTTGGCCCCAAGGATGCGCCGGACGCCCTGTTCGCCGACCTGCCGGGTTACGGCTATGCCGCGGTGGCGCGCAGCGCCAAGCTGCGCTGGCAGAAGGTGATGGCCGACTACCTGGAGGTGCGCCGCAGCCTGTCCGGCGTGGTGCTGATGGTTGATTCGCGCCTGGGCCTGACCGACCTGGACAAGCAGCTGCTGGACTTCGTCGCACCGCGCATCAGCAACGGCGAGGTCAAGCTGCTGGTGGTGCTGACCAAGGCCGACAAGCTGAACCGCAAGGAGGCGAACGCCGCGCTGGCCGCCTGCCAGGAGTTCCTGGGCGGCCTGGCGACCGAGGAGTCCGAGGTCGCGGTGACCCTGTTCTCGGCGCTGAAGAAGCAGGGCGTGGGCGATGTCGCGCAGATCCTGCATGAATGGGCCCATGCGGCACCCGCGGCCGGCGAGGACGAGACTCCCGCCCTGTCGCCGGCTTGA
- a CDS encoding cytochrome c, which produces MKTAAILLSGFTFAAAALASDAPAAAKPDLAKGQATATQICAACHTADGSRGSPANPILQGQHADYLAKQLHEFKDGKRKNAVMQGMAAPLSDADIKNVAAFYASKTAKPGFAKNKELVALGEKIYRGGIADRQIPACASCHSPTGAGMPAQYPRIGGQHSDYTEAQLNAFRAAGRGNSTQMIAIAAKMNDREIKAVSDYIAGLR; this is translated from the coding sequence ATGAAGACTGCTGCTATCTTGTTGTCTGGCTTCACCTTTGCCGCTGCGGCCCTGGCGAGCGACGCGCCCGCCGCGGCAAAACCGGATCTGGCCAAGGGTCAGGCAACCGCCACGCAGATCTGCGCGGCCTGCCACACGGCCGACGGTTCGCGCGGCAGCCCCGCCAACCCGATCCTGCAGGGCCAGCATGCCGACTACCTGGCCAAGCAGTTGCACGAGTTCAAGGATGGCAAGCGCAAGAATGCGGTGATGCAGGGCATGGCCGCGCCGCTGTCCGACGCCGACATCAAGAACGTCGCGGCCTTCTACGCCTCCAAGACCGCCAAGCCCGGCTTCGCGAAGAACAAGGAGCTGGTGGCCCTGGGCGAGAAGATCTACCGCGGCGGCATCGCCGACCGCCAGATCCCGGCCTGCGCCAGCTGTCACAGCCCGACCGGCGCCGGCATGCCGGCCCAGTATCCGCGCATCGGCGGCCAGCACAGCGACTACACCGAGGCCCAGCTGAACGCCTTCCGCGCCGCCGGCCGCGGCAACAGCACGCAGATGATCGCGATCGCCGCCAAGATGAACGACCGCGAGATCAAGGCAGTATCCGACTACATCGCCGGCCTGCGCTGA